A window of the Pseudomonas furukawaii genome harbors these coding sequences:
- a CDS encoding peroxidase family protein, with protein MANFIKSDLEFILQQIFIAEAHAAGEDLSSLLANTQVPWGLRTVDGSFNNLQFGQTEFGAADNLFPRMLDPAFRVAEGGTTYTQTSGLVIDSQPRIISNLIVDQTDSNPAAVEANGGAAPVLSPGLDGIFGTPDDQEVFLIPNTTPDEGLSAPFNSWFTFFGQFFDHGLDLVTKGGSGTVFIPLMPDDPLFVPGSPTNFLVLTRATNQPGPDGVLGTADDIHEHTNTTSPFVDQNQTYSSHPSHQVFLRAYVATADGPVTTGKLITNRDLGDDGTFGTGDDSDLGGMATWATVKAQARDILGINLTDADVGNIPLLATDPYGNFIKGPNGYPQVVMSDGNGGTFLMEGDPTANGGEGISLANAVRTGHAFLDDIAHSANPFNSQTGALLTPDADTVAGTDDGSAATYDNELLDAHYIAGDGRVNENIGLTAVHHVFHSEHNRLVDHTKQVIVESGDVDFLNQWLLEPVGAIPADTSALVWNGERLFQAAKFGTEMQYQHLVFEEFARKVQPNIDEFLIPTGFDATIDPSIVAEFAHVVYRFGHSMLTETIDRLDTNFVNSEIGLIAAFLNPLAFAESGGTADAAAGAIVRGVTRQTGNEIDEFVTEALRNNLLGLPLDLATINIARGRDAGIPSLNAARREFFEATGDSQLAAYTSWADFMGGLKHEASLINFIAAYGTHDTITGVTSVEAKRAAAMAIVLGGEGSPEDRLDFLHSTGAWASDANGVTTTGLDLVDFWIGGLAEKQMPFGGLLGSTFNFVFETQLEALQNGDRFYYLARLSGLNFLTEMENNSFAKMVMRNTDVDRLPADIFSTPTWILEVDPDRQFTGLGVTGRDDPTHDDPLIPLVIRDNPATDGPDTNYLRYTGGDHVVLGGTDGDDIMIASIGDDTLWGDAGNDRMEGGDGVDQLRGGAGDDIITDMGGDDNIQGDDGNDVIHGGNGFNLILGGHGNDFIITGEDVSETFGGTGNDFIYGAKGNLQTAGNEGDDWIEIGTQDGAPGDNFSPFALDEVAGNDVFVGGGGFDEMVGEGGDDIFFGSEGADHFDGGSGFDWVSYKFDPFGVLTDMIVDDFFEPPVPASNAGIFDRFAFVEGLSGSQHSDILRGDNADAAEIAENGPLGSALTAEGIALIAGLQEFLGAGVTSFSGGNIILGGAGSDIIEGRGGDDLIDGDLALNAYVSVRTDPNDPLTEIRRVDSIGALIPDMLSGAINPGQLVIVREIVQAAEPGFDTAVFSGNFADYQIDIDNNGTTLDFSDDVITVTHLAVDLDGNPVIGADGVDRLTGIERLQFNDGAFLTGDFVALNADPVGQLDIDNTTPVNGDVLRASALGVTDADNVSVDNPTGAISSPIGYFWQRETVAGSGIFTDIVTEAGERPATAQRDTFRVTADLDGLALRVRAVYKDANGVLENVFSAATAPVDGAVVVAPPTAAPQESFVASPGVHLIRSDLQFILDQIIVAERHAAGENLMDILPNSRGAFGLRTVDGSFNNLVSGQENFGAADQPFPLLLDQNFRNEGDDTFDMNGPDVPGGLLTNNNYATTGPVAGNVVDADPRIISNLVVDQTITNPAAVQAYVDAGLGTLDPNGVLLDLNGVPIPAGQPLFIPNTAPDEGLSAGFNSWFTLFGQFFDHGLDLVNKGNNGFVFIPLQPDDPLYVEGGTSNFMILTRADNILVNAGVDGQLGTADDVHLHNNQTTPFVDQNQTYTSHASHQVFLREYELNANGDPVATGHMLDGAGGLPTWAEVKAQAAQMLGIQLTDANIANVPLLATDLYGKFIPGPNGFAQIVLDDGTFLEGNPAANGGLGVAIPGNALFTGHAFLDDIAHAANPFNSQTGALMTADADTDTGNAPLAGFFDNELLDRHFITGDGRGNENIGLTSVHHVFHFEHNRMVEYIKEVVLASNDAAFVAQWQLPDGSWNGERLFQAARFSTEMQYQHLVFEEFARKVQPQVDVFFNATQVYDTQINPAIVAEFAHVVYRFGHSMLTETVDRLGTDYTDAGSMDLIDAFLNPVAFNNDGALSAQEAAGNIVRGMTRQTGNEIDEFVTEALRNNLLGLPLDLATINLARGREAGVPSLNLARQEFYNATGDSQLRPYTSWVDFATHLKHQTSIVNFIAAYGTHDSIETATTTADKRAAAFALVFGGDGAPADRLEFLNGNGTWAGVETGLNLVDFWIGGLAEKQMPFGGLLGSSFNFVFENQLEKLQDGDRFYYLERTASMNFLTELENNSFAKMVMNATNAKHLPGDIFSAPGFILEVDQTQQFTGLGVDGRADPEGGSALLPWVIRDNPVNTDNAATPFYNEANTNYLRYTGDEHVVLGGTNGDDVMIASIGDDTIWGDAGNDRIEGGDGNDLIRAGDGDDIITDRGGDDNIQGDGGNDVIHGGNGINLILGGFGNDFIVSGEDSTEIFGGVGNDFILGTRANEAQFGNEGDDWLELGGPDGNAGDNFNEFGLDNVPGNDVYIGERGIIDRMDGEGGDDIMLGNGGEGDRYVGGSGFDWAVFRDDTQGVNIEFDLRAFDETPVTPSTASLLTRFEFMEGLSGSSHSDILKGDDRDAAAISTSGVNGSILTNIGLIAGLQEFLGAGVTSFGAGNIILGGSGSDIIAGRGGDDLIDGDRSMTVYIAVHQNADGTGPVIDTALSMTELVHDMLTGRYNPGQLVITRELVAGDGSFNYDTAEFSGVRADYTVTNNLDGTWTVTDSVEGRDGSDRLSGIERLLFNDVSETLVAGLNNGPAGLASISDATPEVGSLLAASIAGVTDADNAGGTITGPVSYYWQADVRGDGVFEDIIIENAGAELARATGQSFLVTAAQAGLAMRLKAVYKDANGVLETVYSAVTAPVSTVSAQDAPVGTMLISDTTPLAGQQLTATRAFTDPDGPANPVLAFQWQAGSGNTFNNIVGATQANFTPTLAHIGQQLRVVVTYTDGLGALETVTSAATSVVAGALMLGTAGDDVLNGTAGADEIQGGGGNDTLNGLAGDDVLIGGVGSDLLVGGAGIDTMLGGAGNDFYYVDNAADTVTELTGEGQDMVRTTLSSYTLGTNVEHLVYTGAGSFIGTGNGLANTMIGNGGNDTLSGGAGNDVLRGNAGSDLLVGGTGIDMMFGGAGNDFYYVDNAADGVTESSGEGQDMVRTTLSSYTLGANVEHLVYTGSGSFTGIGNALDNTIISGSGDDLLNGGAGNDVLRGNEGSNLLVGGAGIDMMFGGTGNDFYYVDNVADVVTDLAGEGLDLVRTTLSSYTLGAGIEHLAYIGAGSFTGNGNGSANTIFGGNGNDTLNGGAGNDVLVGGQGADALTGGTGVDIFMFGAGFGNDRVMDFDANPAGGQDLLHIGGLGVTAANFAASVSIADVGADTLVTVGGGTIRLVGVADATTVTQADFIVAG; from the coding sequence CAACAACCTGCAGTTCGGCCAGACCGAATTCGGCGCGGCGGACAACCTGTTCCCGCGCATGCTCGACCCGGCGTTCCGGGTGGCGGAGGGGGGCACGACCTATACCCAGACCTCTGGCCTGGTGATCGATTCGCAACCGCGGATCATCAGCAACCTGATCGTCGACCAGACCGACAGTAACCCGGCGGCGGTGGAAGCCAATGGCGGCGCCGCCCCGGTGCTGAGCCCCGGTCTCGATGGCATCTTCGGCACGCCCGACGACCAGGAAGTCTTCCTGATTCCCAACACCACACCAGACGAGGGGCTCTCCGCACCCTTCAACTCCTGGTTCACCTTCTTCGGGCAGTTCTTCGACCACGGCCTGGACCTGGTCACCAAAGGGGGAAGTGGCACCGTCTTCATTCCGCTGATGCCGGATGACCCGCTATTCGTGCCGGGAAGCCCCACCAACTTCCTGGTGCTGACTCGCGCCACCAACCAGCCGGGGCCGGATGGTGTGCTGGGCACTGCCGACGATATCCATGAGCACACCAACACCACCTCGCCCTTCGTCGACCAGAACCAGACCTACAGCTCGCACCCGTCCCACCAGGTGTTCCTGCGCGCCTACGTCGCCACCGCCGATGGCCCGGTGACCACCGGCAAGCTGATCACCAATCGCGATCTCGGTGACGACGGCACCTTCGGTACGGGGGACGACTCGGACCTGGGCGGCATGGCCACCTGGGCCACCGTCAAGGCCCAGGCGCGCGACATTCTCGGCATCAACCTGACCGATGCCGATGTGGGCAATATCCCGCTGCTGGCCACGGACCCTTACGGCAACTTCATCAAGGGCCCCAATGGCTATCCGCAGGTGGTGATGAGCGATGGCAACGGCGGGACCTTCCTGATGGAAGGCGACCCGACCGCCAATGGCGGCGAGGGCATCAGCCTGGCCAACGCCGTGCGCACCGGCCATGCCTTCCTGGACGATATCGCCCACAGCGCCAACCCCTTCAATAGCCAGACAGGGGCGCTGCTGACCCCTGACGCCGACACGGTCGCCGGCACCGACGATGGCAGTGCCGCCACCTACGACAACGAACTGCTGGACGCCCACTACATCGCCGGCGATGGCCGGGTGAACGAGAACATCGGCCTGACCGCCGTGCACCATGTGTTCCACTCCGAGCACAACCGCCTGGTGGATCACACCAAACAGGTGATCGTCGAATCCGGGGATGTGGACTTCCTCAACCAGTGGCTGCTGGAGCCGGTCGGGGCGATTCCCGCCGATACCTCCGCCCTGGTGTGGAATGGCGAGCGCCTGTTCCAGGCCGCCAAGTTCGGCACCGAGATGCAGTACCAGCACCTGGTGTTCGAGGAGTTCGCCCGCAAGGTCCAACCGAACATCGATGAGTTCCTGATTCCCACCGGTTTCGACGCTACCATCGATCCGTCCATCGTCGCCGAGTTCGCCCACGTGGTGTACCGCTTCGGCCACTCCATGCTGACCGAGACCATCGACCGCCTGGATACGAACTTCGTCAACAGCGAGATCGGCCTGATCGCCGCCTTCCTCAACCCCCTGGCCTTCGCCGAAAGCGGTGGTACTGCAGACGCGGCAGCCGGCGCCATCGTCCGGGGCGTGACCCGCCAGACCGGCAATGAGATCGACGAGTTCGTCACCGAGGCACTGCGCAACAACCTCCTGGGCCTGCCCCTGGACCTGGCCACCATCAACATCGCCCGTGGCCGTGACGCCGGGATTCCGTCACTGAACGCCGCGCGCCGGGAGTTCTTCGAGGCCACCGGCGACAGCCAGTTGGCCGCCTACACCAGTTGGGCGGATTTCATGGGTGGCCTGAAGCATGAGGCGTCCCTGATCAACTTCATCGCCGCCTATGGCACTCACGACACCATCACCGGCGTCACCTCGGTCGAAGCCAAGCGCGCCGCCGCCATGGCCATTGTGCTGGGCGGTGAGGGCTCGCCCGAGGATCGCCTGGACTTCCTGCACAGCACCGGTGCCTGGGCCAGTGACGCCAACGGCGTGACCACCACCGGCCTGGACCTGGTGGACTTCTGGATCGGTGGCCTGGCCGAGAAACAAATGCCTTTCGGCGGCCTGCTGGGTTCCACCTTCAACTTCGTCTTCGAGACCCAGTTGGAAGCCCTGCAGAACGGCGACCGCTTCTATTACCTGGCGCGCCTCTCGGGCCTGAACTTCCTCACCGAGATGGAGAACAACTCCTTCGCCAAGATGGTGATGCGTAACACCGATGTGGATCGCCTGCCGGCGGATATCTTCTCGACCCCGACCTGGATCCTCGAGGTGGATCCGGACCGGCAGTTCACCGGGCTGGGCGTGACCGGTCGGGACGACCCGACCCATGATGACCCGCTGATCCCGCTGGTGATTCGCGACAATCCGGCGACCGACGGCCCTGACACCAACTACCTGCGCTACACCGGCGGCGACCATGTGGTGCTGGGCGGCACCGACGGCGATGACATCATGATCGCCAGCATCGGTGACGACACCCTCTGGGGCGACGCCGGCAACGACCGCATGGAAGGCGGCGATGGCGTCGACCAGCTGCGCGGCGGTGCCGGTGACGACATCATCACCGACATGGGCGGCGACGATAACATCCAGGGCGACGACGGCAACGACGTCATCCACGGTGGTAACGGCTTCAACCTGATCCTCGGCGGTCACGGCAACGACTTCATCATCACCGGTGAGGACGTGTCGGAGACCTTCGGTGGCACCGGCAACGACTTCATCTACGGCGCCAAGGGCAACCTGCAGACCGCCGGTAACGAAGGCGACGACTGGATCGAGATCGGCACTCAGGACGGCGCCCCCGGCGATAACTTCTCGCCCTTCGCCCTGGATGAAGTGGCCGGCAACGACGTCTTCGTCGGCGGTGGCGGCTTCGACGAGATGGTCGGCGAAGGCGGTGACGACATCTTCTTCGGCTCCGAAGGGGCCGACCACTTCGACGGCGGCTCCGGCTTCGACTGGGTGAGCTACAAGTTCGACCCCTTCGGCGTGCTGACCGACATGATTGTCGACGACTTCTTCGAGCCGCCGGTGCCGGCTTCCAACGCAGGGATCTTCGACCGCTTCGCCTTCGTCGAGGGCCTGTCCGGCTCGCAGCACAGTGACATCCTCCGGGGCGACAATGCCGACGCCGCCGAGATCGCCGAGAACGGCCCGCTGGGCAGCGCCCTGACCGCCGAAGGCATCGCCCTGATCGCCGGGCTGCAGGAGTTCCTCGGCGCCGGTGTGACCTCCTTCAGTGGCGGCAATATCATCCTCGGCGGTGCCGGCAGCGACATCATCGAGGGGCGTGGCGGGGATGACCTGATCGATGGCGACCTGGCGCTGAACGCCTATGTCAGTGTCCGTACCGATCCCAATGACCCACTGACTGAGATCCGCCGCGTCGACAGCATCGGCGCGCTGATCCCCGACATGCTCTCGGGCGCCATCAATCCCGGGCAACTGGTGATCGTTCGCGAGATCGTCCAGGCCGCCGAGCCCGGATTCGACACGGCGGTATTCTCGGGCAACTTCGCCGACTACCAGATCGATATCGACAACAACGGCACTACGCTGGACTTCAGCGACGATGTGATCACCGTGACCCACCTGGCCGTGGACCTTGACGGTAATCCCGTCATCGGTGCCGATGGGGTGGATCGCCTGACGGGCATCGAGCGGCTGCAGTTCAATGATGGAGCCTTCCTGACCGGTGATTTCGTCGCCCTTAACGCCGACCCCGTGGGGCAACTGGACATCGATAACACCACGCCGGTGAATGGCGATGTGCTGCGCGCTTCGGCGCTGGGTGTGACCGACGCCGACAATGTCTCGGTGGATAACCCCACTGGCGCGATCTCCAGCCCGATCGGCTACTTCTGGCAGCGGGAGACCGTGGCGGGGTCCGGCATTTTCACGGACATCGTCACCGAGGCCGGCGAGCGGCCGGCAACCGCCCAGCGCGACACCTTCCGCGTGACCGCCGACCTGGATGGCCTGGCCCTGCGGGTGCGGGCGGTCTACAAGGACGCCAACGGCGTGCTGGAGAATGTCTTCTCCGCCGCGACCGCACCGGTCGATGGCGCCGTGGTGGTGGCCCCGCCGACGGCAGCCCCGCAGGAGAGCTTCGTCGCCAGCCCCGGCGTGCACCTGATCCGCAGCGACCTGCAGTTCATCCTGGACCAGATCATTGTCGCCGAGCGCCATGCCGCCGGTGAGAACCTGATGGATATCCTGCCCAACTCCCGTGGCGCCTTCGGCCTGCGTACCGTGGATGGCTCCTTCAACAACCTGGTGTCGGGCCAGGAAAACTTCGGCGCAGCCGACCAGCCCTTCCCGCTCTTGCTGGACCAGAACTTCCGCAATGAAGGCGACGATACATTCGACATGAATGGGCCGGATGTTCCTGGCGGGTTGCTCACCAACAATAACTACGCCACCACCGGACCGGTGGCCGGCAATGTGGTGGACGCCGATCCGCGCATCATCTCCAACCTGGTGGTGGACCAGACCATCACCAACCCGGCGGCGGTGCAGGCCTATGTGGATGCCGGGCTCGGTACCCTGGACCCGAATGGCGTGCTGCTGGACCTGAACGGCGTGCCGATTCCCGCCGGCCAGCCGCTGTTCATCCCCAACACCGCGCCGGACGAAGGGCTGTCCGCCGGCTTCAACTCCTGGTTCACCCTGTTCGGCCAGTTCTTCGACCATGGCCTGGACCTGGTGAACAAGGGCAACAACGGCTTCGTCTTCATCCCGCTGCAGCCGGACGATCCGCTCTATGTCGAGGGCGGCACCTCCAACTTCATGATCCTGACCCGGGCCGACAATATCCTGGTCAATGCCGGTGTGGATGGTCAGCTGGGCACCGCGGACGATGTGCACCTGCACAACAACCAGACCACGCCCTTCGTCGACCAGAACCAGACCTACACCTCCCACGCGTCGCACCAGGTGTTCCTGCGGGAGTACGAGCTGAACGCCAACGGTGACCCGGTGGCGACCGGCCATATGCTGGACGGAGCAGGTGGGTTGCCGACCTGGGCGGAGGTCAAGGCCCAGGCTGCACAGATGCTGGGCATTCAGCTGACGGATGCCAATATCGCCAACGTCCCGCTGCTGGCTACCGACCTCTATGGCAAGTTCATCCCGGGACCCAACGGCTTCGCCCAGATCGTGCTGGACGATGGCACCTTCCTGGAGGGTAATCCGGCGGCCAATGGCGGGCTGGGTGTGGCCATTCCGGGGAATGCCCTGTTCACCGGTCATGCCTTCCTGGATGACATCGCCCATGCGGCCAATCCGTTCAATAGCCAGACTGGCGCATTGATGACGGCGGATGCCGATACCGACACCGGGAACGCGCCGCTGGCCGGCTTCTTCGACAACGAGCTGCTCGACCGCCACTTCATCACCGGCGATGGCCGTGGCAACGAGAACATCGGCCTGACCTCGGTGCACCATGTGTTCCACTTCGAGCACAACCGCATGGTGGAGTACATCAAGGAGGTGGTGCTGGCCAGCAACGACGCGGCCTTCGTCGCCCAATGGCAACTGCCGGATGGCAGCTGGAATGGCGAGCGGCTGTTCCAGGCTGCCCGCTTCAGCACCGAGATGCAGTACCAGCACCTGGTGTTCGAGGAGTTCGCCCGCAAGGTGCAGCCGCAGGTGGATGTGTTCTTCAACGCCACCCAGGTGTACGACACCCAGATCAACCCGGCCATCGTCGCCGAGTTCGCCCACGTGGTGTATCGCTTCGGTCACTCGATGCTGACTGAAACCGTGGATCGACTCGGTACGGACTACACCGATGCCGGCAGCATGGACCTGATCGATGCCTTCCTGAACCCGGTCGCCTTCAACAACGACGGTGCCCTGAGTGCGCAGGAGGCTGCAGGCAATATCGTCCGGGGCATGACCCGCCAGACCGGCAACGAGATCGACGAGTTCGTCACCGAGGCGCTGCGCAACAACCTGCTGGGCCTGCCCCTGGACCTGGCGACCATCAACCTGGCACGGGGACGGGAAGCTGGCGTGCCTTCGCTCAACCTCGCACGGCAGGAGTTCTACAACGCCACAGGTGACAGCCAGCTGCGCCCCTACACCAGTTGGGTCGACTTCGCCACGCACCTGAAGCACCAGACCTCCATCGTCAACTTCATCGCGGCCTACGGGACCCACGACAGCATCGAAACGGCGACCACCACGGCGGACAAGCGTGCTGCGGCCTTCGCCCTGGTGTTCGGCGGCGATGGCGCGCCGGCTGACCGGCTGGAGTTCCTCAACGGCAATGGCACCTGGGCCGGCGTGGAGACTGGCCTGAACCTGGTGGACTTCTGGATTGGCGGCCTGGCCGAGAAGCAGATGCCCTTCGGCGGTTTGCTGGGCTCGTCCTTCAACTTCGTGTTCGAAAACCAGCTGGAGAAACTCCAGGACGGCGACCGCTTCTATTACCTGGAGCGCACGGCGAGCATGAACTTCCTCACCGAACTGGAGAACAACTCGTTCGCCAAGATGGTGATGAACGCCACCAACGCCAAGCACCTGCCGGGGGATATCTTCTCGGCGCCCGGATTCATCCTGGAGGTGGACCAGACCCAGCAGTTCACCGGGCTCGGTGTCGATGGTCGCGCCGATCCGGAAGGCGGCAGTGCCTTGCTGCCCTGGGTGATCCGTGACAACCCTGTGAACACCGACAATGCCGCCACCCCGTTCTACAACGAGGCCAACACCAACTACCTGCGCTACACCGGCGACGAGCACGTGGTGCTGGGTGGCACCAATGGCGATGACGTCATGATCGCCAGCATCGGTGACGACACCATCTGGGGCGACGCGGGCAACGACCGCATCGAGGGTGGTGACGGCAACGACCTGATCCGCGCCGGCGACGGCGACGACATCATCACCGACCGTGGCGGCGACGATAACATCCAGGGCGACGGCGGCAACGACGTCATCCATGGCGGCAATGGCATCAACCTGATCCTCGGTGGCTTCGGCAACGACTTCATCGTGTCCGGTGAGGACTCCACCGAGATCTTCGGCGGTGTGGGCAACGACTTCATCCTCGGCACCCGCGCCAACGAGGCGCAGTTCGGCAACGAGGGCGACGACTGGCTGGAACTGGGCGGACCCGACGGCAACGCCGGTGACAACTTCAACGAGTTCGGCCTGGACAACGTGCCCGGCAACGATGTGTACATCGGCGAGCGCGGCATCATCGACCGCATGGACGGCGAGGGCGGTGACGACATCATGCTCGGCAACGGCGGCGAGGGTGACCGCTATGTCGGCGGCTCCGGCTTCGACTGGGCGGTGTTCCGCGACGATACCCAGGGGGTCAACATCGAGTTCGACCTGCGGGCCTTCGACGAGACCCCGGTGACTCCGTCCACCGCGTCCTTGCTGACCCGCTTCGAGTTCATGGAAGGCCTCTCGGGGTCGAGCCACAGCGACATCCTCAAGGGTGACGACCGCGATGCGGCGGCCATTTCCACCTCCGGGGTGAACGGCAGCATCCTCACCAACATCGGCCTGATCGCCGGGTTGCAGGAGTTCCTGGGGGCGGGCGTCACCTCCTTCGGGGCCGGTAACATCATCCTCGGCGGCTCCGGCAGCGACATCATCGCCGGCCGGGGTGGCGATGACCTGATCGACGGCGATCGCTCCATGACCGTCTACATCGCCGTGCACCAGAACGCCGACGGCACCGGACCGGTGATCGACACCGCCCTCAGCATGACCGAGCTGGTTCACGACATGCTCACCGGCCGCTATAACCCCGGCCAACTGGTGATCACCCGTGAACTGGTGGCCGGCGATGGCTCATTCAACTACGACACCGCCGAGTTCTCCGGCGTACGTGCCGACTACACCGTCACCAACAACCTGGACGGCACCTGGACCGTGACCGACAGCGTCGAAGGGCGCGATGGCAGCGACCGCCTGAGTGGTATCGAGCGGCTGCTGTTCAACGATGTCAGCGAAACGCTGGTAGCAGGCCTGAACAACGGGCCGGCAGGCCTGGCATCCATCAGCGATGCCACCCCGGAAGTGGGCTCTCTCCTGGCGGCCTCCATTGCCGGGGTGACCGACGCCGACAATGCCGGCGGCACCATCACCGGGCCGGTGTCCTACTACTGGCAGGCCGACGTGCGCGGTGACGGCGTGTTCGAGGACATCATCATCGAGAACGCCGGCGCCGAACTGGCCCGGGCCACGGGGCAGAGCTTCCTGGTCACTGCGGCCCAGGCAGGCCTGGCCATGCGCCTGAAGGCGGTCTACAAGGACGCCAACGGTGTGCTGGAGACGGTCTACTCGGCGGTTACCGCACCGGTGTCGACCGTCTCGGCCCAAGACGCACCGGTCGGAACCATGCTGATCAGCGACACGACACCGCTGGCTGGACAGCAGTTGACCGCCACCCGGGCCTTCACCGATCCGGACGGCCCGGCCAACCCGGTGCTTGCGTTCCAATGGCAAGCCGGCAGCGGCAATACCTTTAACAACATCGTGGGTGCGACCCAGGCGAACTTCACGCCGACCCTGGCGCATATCGGCCAGCAACTGCGTGTTGTCGTCACCTACACCGACGGCCTCGGCGCGTTGGAGACGGTGACTTCGGCGGCGACGTCGGTGGTGGCGGGGGCGCTCATGCTCGGCACTGCGGGGGATGATGTGCTTAATGGCACGGCTGGAGCCGATGAGATTCAGGGCGGTGGCGGTAATGACACCCTGAATGGTTTGGCGGGTGACGATGTTCTGATCGGTGGGGTGGGCAGTGACTTGCTTGTCGGCGGAGCAGGCATCGATACGATGCTTGGCGGCGCAGGCAATGACTTCTACTACGTCGACAATGCCGCGGATACGGTAACGGAGTTGACTGGCGAAGGTCAGGACATGGTGCGGACCACGCTGTCGAGCTACACGCTGGGTACCAATGTCGAGCACCTGGTCTACACCGGCGCGGGGTCGTTCATCGGTACCGGCAACGGGTTGGCCAACACCATGATCGGCAATGGTGGCAATGACACCCTCAGTGGTGGTGCAGGCAATGATGTGCTGAGGGGCAACGCGGGCAGCGATTTGCTTGTCGGCGGAACGGGCATCGACATGATGTTTGGTGGCGCTGGCAATGACTTCTACTACGTCGACAATGCCGCGGACGGGGTGACCGAGTCGTCCGGCGAAGGTCAGGACATGGTGCGGACCACGCTGTCGAGCTACACCCTCGGTGCCAACGTCGAGCACCTCGTGTACACCGGATCGGGCTCGTTCACGGGCATTGGCAATGCGTTGGATAACACCATCATCAGCGGTTCCGGTGATGACCTGCTCAATGGTGGTGCAGGCAACGATGTGCTGAGGGGTAACGAAGGAAGCAACCTGCTTGTCGGTGGAGCGGGCATTGACATGATGTTCGGCGGCACAGGCAATGACTTCTACTACGTCGACAATGTCGCGGACGTGGTGACTGACCTGGCCGGCGAAGGTCTGGATCTGGTACGGACGACGCTGTCGAGCTACACCCTGGGTGCCGGCATCGAGCACCTCGCCTACATCGGCGCGGGCTCATTCACCGGCAATGGCAACGGATCGGCCAACACCATCTTTGGCGGCAATGGTAACGATACCCTCAATGGTGGTGCAGGCAACGACGTGCTAGTCGGTGGCCAAGGGGCTGATGCCCTTACGGGTGGCACTGGGGTCGATATCTTCATGTTCGGTGCCGGCTTCGGCAATGACCGGGTCATGGACTTCGACGCCAACCCGGCTGGAGGGCAGGACCTCCTCCACATCGGAGGACTCGGTGTTACCGCCGCGAACTTTGCCGCCAGTGTGAGTATCGCCGATGTTGGCGCTGACACCCTGGTGACGGTCGGCGGGGGCACGATCCGCCTGGTGGGTGTTGCCGACGCGACGACCGTGACTCAGGCGGACTTCATCGTGGCGGGGTGA
- the rfbB gene encoding dTDP-glucose 4,6-dehydratase produces the protein MKILVTGGAGFIGSAVIRHIINNTESSVVNLDKLTYAGNLESLAEVSSSERYAFEQVDICDRCEVERVFHEHQPDAVMHLAAESHVDRSIDSPAAFIETNIVGTYTLLEVVRKYWKGLTPSRHEAFRFHHISTDEVYGDLENPDELFLETTPYAPSSPYSASKASSDHLVRAWHRTYGLPTLITNCSNNYGPYHFPEKLIPLMILNALEGKLLPVYGKGNQVRDWLYVEDHARALYKVVTEGKIGETYNIGGHNEKQNLEVVRTLCALLEELAPNKPAGVSRYEDLITYVQDRPGHDQRYAIDASKIQRDLGWTPEESFESGIRKTVEWYMSNREWWQRVQDGSYQRERLGAGQ, from the coding sequence ATGAAAATTTTGGTCACCGGCGGCGCCGGCTTTATTGGTTCGGCCGTAATTCGCCATATTATAAATAATACCGAAAGCTCTGTCGTTAACCTGGATAAACTAACGTATGCTGGCAATCTGGAGTCGCTGGCCGAGGTCTCTTCCAGTGAGCGATATGCTTTTGAACAGGTTGATATTTGCGATCGGTGTGAAGTCGAGCGAGTATTTCACGAGCATCAGCCGGATGCCGTGATGCATCTAGCCGCAGAAAGCCACGTCGATCGCTCTATCGACAGTCCGGCAGCCTTCATCGAAACCAATATCGTTGGCACCTATACGCTGTTGGAAGTTGTCCGGAAATACTGGAAAGGTTTGACTCCTTCCCGGCACGAAGCATTTCGCTTTCACCATATTTCTACTGATGAAGTTTATGGTGATCTCGAGAATCCAGATGAGCTTTTTCTCGAAACTACGCCGTACGCTCCCAGTTCGCCGTACTCCGCCAGTAAAGCCAGTTCCGACCACTTGGTACGCGCTTGGCATCGCACCTATGGCTTGCCGACGCTGATAACTAATTGCTCAAACAACTACGGTCCGTATCATTTTCCGGAAAAACTTATTCCGCTGATGATTCTGAATGCACTGGAGGGCAAGCTATTGCCGGTCTACGGCAAGGGTAACCAGGTGCGCGATTGGCTCTATGTAGAGGATCATGCAAGAGCTCTGTACAAAGTTGTTACCGAAGGAAAAATAGGGGAAACCTATAATATCGGAGGGCACAACGAGAAGCAGAATCTCGAGGTGGTCCGCACCCTCTGTGCGCTGCTGGAAGAATTGGCGCCAAACAAACCAGCCGGTGTGAGCCGATACGAGGACCTGATCACCTATGTGCAGGATCGTCCCGGCCACGATCAGCGCTATGCCATTGACGCCAGCAAGATCCAACGTGATCTAGGCTGGACGCCAGAAGAAAGTTTCGAGAGCGGCATCCGCAAGACGGTCGAATGGTACATGAGTAACCGGGAGTGGTGGCAGCGGGTGCAGGATGGCTCCTATCAGCGCGAGCGCTTGGGTGCAGGGCAATAA